One window of the Pristiophorus japonicus isolate sPriJap1 chromosome 23, sPriJap1.hap1, whole genome shotgun sequence genome contains the following:
- the LOC139235301 gene encoding zinc finger protein 154-like, with protein sequence MDSHKDTCTMEKPWKCGDCGKGFRSPSELETHRRFHTGERPFTCSTCGKGFTQSSDLVVHQRVHTGERPFTCSVCGKGFTQSSTLLTHKRVHTGERPFTCSTCGKGFTQSSHLLTHQRVHTGERPFTCSECGKRFTRSSTLLEHQRVHTGERLFTCSECGKGFTRSSNLLEHQRVYTGERPFTCSECGKGFTRSSTLLEHQRVHTGERPFTCSECGKGFTQSSHLQSHQRIHTGKRPFTCSECGKGFTQLSTLLRHQRVHN encoded by the coding sequence atggaCAGTCACAAGgatacctgcaccatggagaaaccgtggaaatgtggggactgtgggaagggattcagatcgccatcagaactggaaactcatcgacgctttcacactggggagaggccgttcacctgctctacgtgtgggaaaggattcactcagtcatccgaccttgtagttcaccagcgagttcacactggggagaggccgttcacctgctccgtgtgtgggaagggattcactcagtcatccaccctgctgacacacaagcgagttcacactggggagaggccgttcacctgctctacatgtgggaagggattcactcagtcatcccacctgctgacacaccagcgagttcacactggcgagaggccgttcacgtgctctgagtgtgggaagagattcactcggtcatccaccctgctggaacatcagcgagttcacacgggggagaggctgttcacctgctctgagtgtgggaagggattcactcggtcatccaacctgctggaacaccagcgagtttacacgggggagaggccgttcacctgctctgagtgtgggaagggattcactcgatcatccaccctgctggaacaccagcgagttcacactggggagaggccgttcacctgctctgagtgtgggaagggattcactcagtcatcccacctgcagtcacaccagcgaattcacactgggaagaggccgttcacctgctctgagtgtgggaagggattcactcagttatccaccctgctgagacaccagcgagttcacaactga